The following proteins come from a genomic window of Chiloscyllium punctatum isolate Juve2018m chromosome 49, sChiPun1.3, whole genome shotgun sequence:
- the LOC140469289 gene encoding probable G-protein coupled receptor 82, whose amino-acid sequence MTMETNTLMIMNITNNTSDCILTANRLEKVTLPILYSVIICVGLPANFIALWMLLQHNRKHGILIYLMNLAMADLISCVTLPFRATLLFMGDTWKENSPTCTIVMIIINFSFYYTVSCSTIFLAFISISRYAMIVKPNNMQLNKFYDTNFARNACTITWILATIPILSLNINYFIKELDFTNDQDSVCYNIQLQYGKRVSANAFVAVAVIFLIILAMFAFSYASIALHLCMVRRKSISQHNRVIHVRAQMIIIAAMTGFIVCHLPYHVYQIVTGLQRLKNSSCEHLLGTHHVKLITLWLVSLSSCLNPILYFLLSKSFVENRSKRKSSDM is encoded by the coding sequence ATGACAATGGAAACCAACACCCTCATGATCATGAATATAACAAACAACACTTCCGACTGCATCCTTACAGCCAACCGGTTGGAAAAGGTGACTCTTCCAATCTTGTACTCAGTCATTATTTGTGTTGGGCTGCCTGCCAACTTCATTGCCTTATGGATGCTTTTGCAACACAACAGGAAACACGGCATCCTCATTTACTTGATGAACCTtgccatggctgatctgattagtTGCGTCACACTTCCCTTCAGAGCCACATTGCTTTTTATGGGAGACACCTGGAAGGAGAATTCACCTACGTGCACCATTGTAATGATTATCATTAACTTCAGTTTCTACTATACTGTGAGCTGCAGCACAATTTTCCTTGCATTTATCAGCATCAGCCGGTATGCCATGATTGTAAAGCCCAACAACATGCAGCTGAATAAGTTCTATGATACAAATTTTGCACGGAATGCCTGCACCATCACCTGGATATTGGCAACAATCCCCATTCTTTCACTGAATATAAACTATTTCATCAAGGAATTGGACTTTACCAATGATCAGGATTCTGTGTGTTATAACATCCAGTTGCAATATGGCAAAAGAGTATCTGCCAATGCGTTTGTTGCAGTCGCTGTAATTTTTTTGATTATTTTAGCCATGTTTGCATTTTCTTATGCATCAATAGCACTGCATCTGTGCATGGTGAGGAGAAAAAGCATAAGTCAACACAATCGAGTGATCCATGTGCGAGCACAGATGATCATCATCGCTGCAATGACTGGATTCATTGTCTGCCATTTGCCTTATCACGTTTATCAGATTGTCACTGGGCTGCAGAGATTGAAGAACAGCAGCTGCGAGCACCTCCTGGGGACGCATCATGTGAAACTGATAACACTATGGCTTGTTTCATTGAGCAGCTGCCTGAATCCTATTCTGTACTTCCTACTGTCAAAATCCTTCGTGGAAAACCGATCAAAGAGAAAGTCATCTGACATGTGA